The Halofilum ochraceum genome includes a region encoding these proteins:
- the orn gene encoding oligoribonuclease yields the protein MTDATQRLIWIDLEMTGLDTRRDAIIEIATIVTDSELEILVEGPVLAISQPERVMESMDEWNTRQHGQSGLTRRVLESTIGYAAAEGRTLDFLREWVAPGESPMCGNSICQDRRFLARLMPDLESFFHYRNLDVSSVKELVSRWSPALLEGISKEGNHLALDDIRDSIAELRYYREHAFRI from the coding sequence ATGACCGACGCCACGCAGCGTCTGATCTGGATCGATCTCGAAATGACCGGACTCGATACCCGTCGAGACGCCATCATCGAGATCGCGACCATCGTGACCGACAGTGAACTGGAAATACTCGTGGAAGGACCGGTGCTCGCGATCAGCCAGCCGGAACGCGTGATGGAATCCATGGACGAGTGGAACACGCGCCAGCATGGCCAGTCCGGACTCACCCGGCGGGTACTGGAATCCACGATCGGCTACGCGGCCGCCGAAGGCCGCACGCTCGATTTCCTCCGCGAGTGGGTGGCGCCGGGTGAATCGCCGATGTGTGGTAACAGCATCTGTCAGGATCGGCGTTTTCTCGCCCGCCTGATGCCCGATCTGGAGTCCTTCTTCCATTACCGCAATCTGGACGTCAGTTCCGTCAAGGAACTGGTCAGTCGCTGGTCGCCGGCGCTGCTGGAAGGCATCAGCAAGGAGGGGAACCACTTGGCGCTGGATGATATCCGCGATTCGATCGCCGAACTGCGTTATTACCGGGAACACGCGTTCCGCATCTGA